Within Salvia splendens isolate huo1 unplaced genomic scaffold, SspV2 ctg650, whole genome shotgun sequence, the genomic segment ATCTTCAGACATTCTTCTTGCGATGAGAAGGGGTAGTTGGCATCAGGCCAGAGGAAAGTCAAGAAAAGAACTAAGCTTAAATATTAGCACTTACATATGGTAAATTGggcaaataataatttataaccACATTACTCATCGACTAAATCACTCCTTATTGTCGCTTAATATGACACTGCACCAACTTTTGAGATCcgtttaatactaataatacaCAAACAATACTCTGAACTGAAGTAGGGTGACATGGTCTCTCTCTCCACAACTCGAAGGGATGCCTACTACTATACCTACTAGCAGTTGATGTTATTGTcgcctccaagcagtcggggcTGTGAACGATTGTCAACTACTTCGCTTCGCCCGGTCACGCTTGAAGACTCATCTCCTTGTGAGTATACACAATGTCTTTATCACCGTTCACCACTTGTCCTTTTCCTCTTGCAAGCCTGTATCAAATTCATCACGTGATTAAGAGCATAAATGAAGACGATTGCAATTTTCGAGTGAGCACAAGAGAAAAATCGTGTAAGTAACATACCATCGTGTTGTAAGCAATCCTTCAACACCTACAGGACCACGGGCGTGAATTCGACTTGTACTGATACCAACCTGTTAGATTGATGCATTAGATGAACTGATACTGATCATTTGTTGCTGAGACCTACGTGGATAACATACCTCTGCACCTAATCCAAAGCGGAAGCCATCACTGAATCTTGTACTTGCATTGTGAAACACGGCAGCACTGAAATGTCAACAAGCCGTGTTAGTGCAATCTAGGATTTTAGTCAAAGTTCATTTCAAATATCATTGCTGAATGTTATATACAATTGATAAAGAAATTACCTGTCAACTTGACGCAAAAAGATTTCAGCAACCTCATCGTCATCAGTTACAATGCAGTCCGTATGTGCACTGCAATTACGAGAGTTATGCCGCATTAGATGCCATTCTCACAATATTGACAAGTCATGTAAAGACAAATATGATTTCAAAAGGTTTCAAAAGCTGACATGCCTTCCATGTTGATGTATATGATCAATGGCAGCATTTACATCGTCCACAATCTCAATGGTGCAAGCAAGAGAACTGTATTCGTGGTGTAATGAAAGCGCCTCGGGAATGTCCAGTGAAGAGCTTGCTCGAGGTCCACCAAATATTTTTACTCCTGAAACACACATGTATATATAACTAACTAGTATTGCAATGACCAAATTCATTCGAGGGCGGTGAAACAGCTGCAAACCAATCATTTACCGTATTTCTATATGAAAACGATGTAGCTCTTTGGCTACCAAAGACGTGATAGAGACTGATTCTAACTAAAAGCTTACAACTAAAGAGCGTTGAATCTTGGCTGTTCCAATATTCAGCCACCATTGTGGAAAAGTAAGACCACATACAGTAGCATATGTAAATATCAGTGTGTCCCGTTTACTCAAATCTTGTAATGTCTCAGTGAGGACCTGCTAAGCATCCTTAATCCCCAAAGAGGACTGAAGgactttttcaattttattgtaGATGGGTTGGTTGGATGTTAAAGAGATGCCCACCTTTGGTTTGAAGATCCACTATTAGCTCATTTAGACCGCCAGTCTGAACAAGGTCCTTGTGAACAAGCAATGTTTCCTATAAAGCAACGGAGGCTCTATTTTCCAGTTGTCCTTCGAAATTATTATAATAGAGTTTAAGAATTAGGGCGTACCATTGCATTGCAGGCGGCAGGATAATCTGTTTTTGCATCTACAACAATTTTCTTAGCCATGTCCATATTTGCAGACTTATCTACATATACATGACATATTCCATCTGGACACAAAAACAGACAATAGTTTTCCAGTATGAGAATTTGATTACTGCTTGACTAATAATACACcgtgatttgaaaaaaaaagtcgACAAAAGTAGAACATATGTATATATTACCAGCGTGTCCAAGAACAGGAATCTTTGTTGATGCCTTAATTTGAGATACAAGTTTGTTGCTCCCTCTCGGAATCACAAGGTCAATTACATCATCCAGCTTTGGCACAAACGTTAAAGTTCAGTTCCAACTCTTATATTGTGGATTTATTCCAATGAAAAAGACTATATTGTGGATTTATTCCAATGAAAAGACTATCTGTGAATAAATAAGCACTATATAAAGAAAAAACCTTGAGCAATTCAGGGATCTCTTCTCTTGAAGTAACAAGTCCAATAAGTCCTTCACCAACACTTTTTGGAAGGGCCGATGTTATTATCTGAAATAGCAAGGGGATGAAGTCAGAACTATTTATACGAACAATGGGATGTGCTACAACTTCACAGTTCATACGAACCTTATGTAGAATTGCATTTGATCGTCTGGCTTCCTTGCCTCCTTTTAACAGGAGTCCGTTCCCACTTCGAATTGCTAGTGAAGCTATCTGTTTAAAGGCAAACAAAAAAATCTTTGAGTTTGTCCAGATtaagagaaaaagaaattttatcTGAAGTGCCATTGAGCTCATTATAAAAAAGAGTGAAGCCCCAAGGATATCATTAAACATGAGAAACATACAAAAGACATCAGACTATTATGTTGATCTTTCACAAGTTTGATGCATATAACAAGGTAGTTTTAACAGCTCCAGAGACCACTATCTATAGATGGAAGGAAAAGGTGGGCAAATTCAAGTGATGAAAAAATTAGCAGACAGATAATCTGCAGATGAGACAAggaataaaaatgaaatcatgAAAACCTTCAGGTGAATATGAGGTGGAATAATAGTGTCTATTCAGTTGCAAAATGACTTAAAAACACTagggaataaaaaaattatagtcaATGACATGGACATCAAATTACATTGAGGAatcaaaagagaaaataaaaagatcaAAAACAAACACTTTCTAAAATGCGAGTGATTTTTTTCAGATTAAGCAAGCATTAAATTCAATGAAGCACACTGGTGGGCACTTATGCATGCAGAAGAGCAACATAGGAAAGTTTAGATGGTAATTTACCTGCACCAATGCATCAGGTCGAGACTCAAAAATGATCAAAAGAACACCCAAGGGAGATGACATTTTCTCCAGGATAAATCCTTCAGACAGCTGCAGCCATAATTATAAGAAATTTACACACTTATCTCCTAACAATCTAACAATAATATTTTCagaatacatattatttaaccCAAGTCAACCAGATATCAGAACTTCATCACATACATAGCATAGATATGCTGAACATAGCTTTTATTACATTTCTGGAATAAATACAAAAATCGACTTCCTACAGATTTCACGACTAATCTTTCAAAAATTGTAAGCAGGACATGATCTATGTGGGTGATCTTGGGGCATTTGGCTTAAGCTTGACTCCCACAATTTTAGATACTACTTAAACAAAAACGACATGATGCTACTCTTTTTGGCAGAAGCTGATTAGAATGTGACATTTCTCATTAAGGGTTTACGAACACCATAGTTTAGCAGCTATGAAATTGAGAACATCCCACTTTTCTACTTATCAATTGCAAACAATATTATAGAAACAAAGTACCATGAGGATAAGAACCAATACTATAATTATGATGCAATGAGGATAAGAACCCCATTTACTGACCTCCATTCTTTTCAAAACCCGACCAACTGGCTCTTCCATGTTTGCAAGCACACGAATAGAATTTGCAAGACTTGAAACctgaatattaaatatattttctgaGAATATAGAGTTGGTGGCAACACTTCAGCTAAAAAGTGACATGCTTTATCAAGTCAACTTACCTTGCCAGGCTTCAAAGCAAGTCTTGATACTAACGCCTTGTCATATCCAGCCTTTAGTGCTTCAGCAACATCAGCTTCATTTTCAGCAGTTATTAGCTTCTCACTAGCCTCTAAGGCATCCGCAACACTCAACAAAATCTTACTCCTTTCATGGGAAGACATTGCCTGCAACATACAATTGTAACATGCTTATTATTTCTGTAACAAACCAAAAGAGTCCTTATTCAGCAATGATTACCTGCAGCCTCCGCGAACCATCTCTGGCAGCCACTGCCATCTCCCTAACACCTAATTCTCCTATTGTGGCCCATTTATGTGCATCTCGGTGGAATAGTGTGCCAATACGTTGTCCACCTAatacttttaaaatatttcCATATGCGAAACCGCTACATCCAGATAGAGAGGGTTGTCAtcagagagagaaagtgagtaCAAAAATCCCAATTTATTATTAGAGAAATATTTGGACAGTTGAACTTTATTGCAATAGGTTTATGTAATCCTCCTAAATAATTTATCACTTGTAGGGAAAAAATAGAATCAAACATTCAAAACTTAACAGAGAGATGCTAATAATGGAAGAAGGTTAATCAAGAAAGCAACTTTTCTGCAAATGAGTGTTATTTAAAGACTGCCCAATGCTAGTTTTCTTGTTCCTAGTATTCACTATTCAGTATATAACTCAAATTAGCAACTTTCAGAGACTTCACATAATTCTTTATTGAAATGAAACTAGAACCAAACCAGATATAAGGTATCACAGGAAATAGAAAATaagattttaagaaaaatattcaaGAGATACAATGAGTTTCAATTAATGAcccaaaacaatttaaaaagttCAATAATTGTGGCTTAATAGTCACTTGAAGTCTTGAACAAGTGTCGGCAATGCTCTGATCAGCACAGAGAAAGTATCAAGTCAGCTGAAAGGAAAATCTATGTGAGAAAATGTTATTTTCATCACATTTGTTCAAGTTAGATGTCTCATGTTGCTCTTTCCTATTTATCCATCTGCTCCTTATGCGGTAGGGAGATAAATACTCGTTCAATCACAGAGAGAATTACATTGTAATAAACAAATAAGATTGAAACTATGTTATGCATCATATGAAATAAACAAGATAGCAAAAATTACAAGGAGGTTAGCAGAATACCTGGTGATAACAACAGGAATGCCAGCATAAGCAGCATAAACAGCAGCTTTTACTTTAGCCGTCATCCCTCCTCTTCCCACTCGTGATTTGTCTCCAAAAGTTATCAGACCCTCAAGGCTTTCCTTAACGTATGTATGAATTAGTTCAGAATGTGGATCACTTGGTGGGCCACTATAAAGACCGTCTACATCACTCAATAGAACAAGGAGATCAGCTTTTAGCTCCAGTGCCAGGAGAGCCGCTAAACTGTCATTATCCCAAAATATTCCAGAAGCGTCCTACAAAATGGAAACAAATGAAGAAAATGCAAGCATATGCTGATATCCAATCTAGATTGTGGTTCTATACGCCACTATGAACTTAAGAAGCCAGAGAGTGTTTGTATACATAGATCCTAAATGAAGTCAACAAAAGTTTTTTTCTAATATGCATTCCAATAGAATaatgaaattaaagaaaaatcccTGAACACTTGCAACACTAGTTCCCCACACGAGAAAAAACTGATTTGTAAAGTAAAACTGGGGAAGAAAAGTAGAATCCTTTCCATTCTTGAGAAGTTAGGGAGCATGTTAACATGCAGTCCAACTAAATTGTGCCCCATCtaaataaaacaacaaattTAAGCAATGATAAAATAGCCCACCTCATATGGAGCTTTTCTGGTACTGATTGCATCATTTTCATTGAATATTGGAACCACCTTCAGTGACAACAAAGACTTCACAGTCTCATTCAGTTGCCTTCTGAAGTCTGGGTCTCTAAAATCATTATCAGTTACTAGAAGTTGTGCTGAGGACGTATCCAACTGCACGCGGGAAATCCCAAATTAAGTTAGATCAATATAATTAGCATATCTTCCAGGAGATTTATTTTATGTCGTACCTGGCTGAACAAAGTGTCATACAGAGCCATAAGACCATTTTGTCCAACAGCTGCACAAGCTTTTCCATCAAGTTCCACTTGCGGCTTTTGGAGGTCTGCGAAGCTACCAAAAAGATGGCCACAAATTAAAATGGTAAAACAGAGGTTAACAGTGTTGTCGGACATAATTATTGTAATATATTTAAGCACCAGTAACATTGATCATGTAGCATTCAACAAAACAACGAACACAAATTCCTAAAAATTCTTAGAAGGCAAAAATTCCATATGATCTTTCAGAAATCTCTGAAACTTTAATCAAGCCAATAAAGGGAGCCAAAATACCTGCTGTTAACTAATCTCCGGTATCTAAGCCGTTGACGGCCAACACCAACAGCACCTGATGTCACCAAAATCACCTCGTAGCCATCAGTGATGAGTTCGTGGATCTGCACTTAATTTGCAACTTTAAAATGTAAGCATTTCACAAGGCTTGCGGATGTAATTAGCAACTgaaaaaaatcttattttatcatGTAATCATTGAGCACCTGCTCACAAAGTGAGCCTACTCTTCCAAGAGCTAGTCGCCCATCGGCTTGAGTTACTACGGCTGTTCCCACCTACAATTAAAAGATGAAGCATCAGTTAAAACATCTAGCATACTTACAACaacataataataatgattTACACACTGGCGTTGATGCTCACAgtaggaacaaaaaaaaaaggtgAATCTTTTTGAACCATAATAGTATCAAATAAAATTTCTGTTATCTTTCAACTTCAAAAGGAATTACTTATttacctattttttttataaaatttgaaattcaagaACAACAACTCTTTCAGCAACATAAGTGCACCTCTATCTCATTTTCAGCCTTCCTTAAAACTAGCACAAGCATTACAAGTCTTTATATGAACCTACCAAACTTATTTCTCCTTCCCAAGCATCTAACACCATGAAAGAAGTAATCAATATAGAAAATGCTAGAAACACTGAAGAACAAGCCAAATAGTCACACAAACGGAGTCAACAGCTTCATCCAAAATCTCCTACTCCTGTGTCATTTTATTGTATACACAATTGACACTAGTGAATGCTGGAAACAGAGTACAAGTTCATAGAGAGCAAGTAATGACAAGCAATGGCATCTTCAGATCAATGACTTCATGAACTTGCATAATACACACAGAAACACACTAATATCATCCGTTGGAGAAAACGATTAATTTGATCGctataaacaaacaaaaacagaGTAATCCATACAATAAAACAGCACCACACAAAATCCACAAAATCAACCACTAGAAAATCAAAATGAGATTAGAAACTAAAAGGTTACAAACTTGTTTACCTTGATGACGATGCGTTTGACATCTCTGAGAAACGAACGAGTGGAATCAGCAGCCTCCATTTTCAAagtttttagagagagaaagtcgATTGGATTGAAGTGTGTGAGAATCGCAGCTGAAGACGAGGTGACCCGTGAACACAGCTTGTATTTATAGGGTTTAGCACATGGGAAAAGATGCATGTATTTTCGAGATTAACTTAGTCCCAATTTTACCATTTACAAGTCAACAACACTAATAAATTctgaagaaaaaaattaaagttgatcaaataattaattgaaattaaattttgtaattagaataaaataaaactatccAATCACATAGCATTTGTAAAATAGTAAAGTGTAAAATTGAAGAGTGACTGCAGCCAGATGAAAATTGATAAATGGTGAAGAATTCGGCCAAATACTCAGCGACTGCACAACTTTTGTCTTCTTCTGGGAGCAATGCAAGAGCGACGCGTGGTGGTTGGATGATGGCGTGGCGGGTCAATTTTGTAATTTGCTGTTTGTGTCGAGAGTATACACAATAAGGGAGCCGCGGCTCCCGGACAGGGTGGCTGGGCCACGGCTCCCTGAGGAAAGAGAGCCGTGGCGGGGAGCCCATGGGTGTGCCGCGGAGTTGGCCTGGCCGGGGCTCTTGGGCGCGGTGCCCTATTGTGACGGTCGAGAGCTG encodes:
- the LOC121790879 gene encoding delta-1-pyrroline-5-carboxylate synthase-like, which encodes MEAADSTRSFLRDVKRIVIKVGTAVVTQADGRLALGRVGSLCEQIHELITDGYEVILVTSGAVGVGRQRLRYRRLVNSSFADLQKPQVELDGKACAAVGQNGLMALYDTLFSQLDTSSAQLLVTDNDFRDPDFRRQLNETVKSLLSLKVVPIFNENDAISTRKAPYEDASGIFWDNDSLAALLALELKADLLVLLSDVDGLYSGPPSDPHSELIHTYVKESLEGLITFGDKSRVGRGGMTAKVKAAVYAAYAGIPVVITSGFAYGNILKVLGGQRIGTLFHRDAHKWATIGELGVREMAVAARDGSRRLQAMSSHERSKILLSVADALEASEKLITAENEADVAEALKAGYDKALVSRLALKPGKVSSLANSIRVLANMEEPVGRVLKRMELSEGFILEKMSSPLGVLLIIFESRPDALVQIASLAIRSGNGLLLKGGKEARRSNAILHKIITSALPKSVGEGLIGLVTSREEIPELLKLDDVIDLVIPRGSNKLVSQIKASTKIPVLGHADGICHVYVDKSANMDMAKKIVVDAKTDYPAACNAMETLLVHKDLVQTGGLNELIVDLQTKGVKIFGGPRASSSLDIPEALSLHHEYSSLACTIEIVDDVNAAIDHIHQHGSAHTDCIVTDDDEVAEIFLRQVDSAAVFHNASTRFSDGFRFGLGAEVGISTSRIHARGPVGVEGLLTTRWLARGKGQVVNGDKDIVYTHKEMSLQA